From Humidesulfovibrio mexicanus:
CGGCGCGTGCCATCGGGCAGGACAAGAACGCCTGCGCCCTCGGTCTGCAGCAGAAACGCGTCCACGGGGCTCGCCACCCAGGCGATCTCCAGCCCCTGGCCCGTTAGCGCGCCATTCAGGTCGATATCGCGCCGGTCGTGGTACGGCACAATGGCCCCACCCTCGGCGCGGTAGACCTTGGGACGGCCCTGGCGCTCCTCCTCGCCGCTTGCCCGGCGCAGATCCGGCGGCAGGCCGTACAACGGCGTTTCGAAGCCGGGCCGCCGCGTCAGGCTGGCGGCGACCTCCGGGCTGTAGTAGCCAGTGACGAGCGGGGCGGGCGACAACTCGTACCACACAAAATGCTCGGAAAGCAGCCCAGGGTCGGCATCAAGAGCGGGCAGCAGGTCGCGCAATTCCTGGGCGGTCTGCAGCAGTTGCCCCCAGCTGAGGCTCCCGCCCGGCTGAACCAGCGCGGCCTCGCCGTGCGGCCTGCGGGAGAGAAACGCTATGCTGTGGGCCAGCGGGGCGTCCAGATCGGCGAAGCCGGACAGGGACTGGCTTGCCGGAGCAAGACGCGCGGCCAGGCCGCGGGCGCTGCCGCCGGAACGCGGACGGAAAACCGATCCGTCCGCTTCGCCGCCCTGCCCCTCGTCGGGCAAACGGCGCACGTCCGACGTGTCCTGGATATCCATCGGCGCGGAGTCTCCCCGCGAGGCGCGGGCGCGGCGCACTTGCTCCGCCGGACGGCCCGGCGAGCTTCGGGGCAGCAGGTCCAGCAGGGCGCAGCCGCCCAGCGCACAGGCGAGCAGGACGCACAGGGCGGCCTGGAGGGCGAAGGGAAACGCCCGGAGCGGCACCTAGCCTCCCACCACCACGTCAGAGAAGCGCCCCACGCCGTACTCGCGCCGGCGCAGGAACTTCTCCGGCCCCGGACCGATGATCTGGAGCTCGGGCTGGCGCTTCTGCACGGAGAGCGCGATCTGCATCTCCTTGGTGCATCCGGTGGAATAGGTGGCGTCCTTGCCCGCCCACACGGGGGGCACCTTTTTGCCCATGAGCTGAAAACTTTCCTCGATGTCGGTGTGGGTCTGAAAACGCCAAACGTTCAGATACCCGCTGCGCTGCACCCGCTCCCACATGAACATCAGGTCGTCGGCGTCCATGCCCTCCTCGAAGTGCTCGCCGGGGTTGATGATGAAGGTGCCCTCCAGGCGGGAGCGCAGGTGCGCCACAAAGGTGTTCAGCACCTCGATGGCCGTCTTGACCTGGCCGGGAATGCTGCCCACGACGGCGCTGTAGAACATCACGGTCCTGCCCTGGGCCCTGGCCTCGCGCATCTGGGCGATGATCTCGTCGGCCTTGGCGATGATGGCGTCCTCGCTGAACTTGCGCTCGCTTTCGGGCTTGGGCTTGAAGAACATGCGGAACTTGCCCTGCTCGTCGGAGAAGAACACCAGGATGTCGCGGGTGAATTGATGGCTTGTGCCAATCAGGCGGCGATAGTGCGCCTCCCCTTTGGCCAGCACCAGATCGCACTCCTTCCAGGCCCTGGCGAAGGTGACGCTCAGGCGGTACGGGTTGAAGCGCTCGCGGGTGCCGTCGGAAATGACCACAAGCTGGTGCTCGCGGATGGCCTGCAACAACTCGTTCTTGGTCACCCTGTCGTTGTTCAGGAAAAACGCGCCCCGAAACGCCTCGGCCAGCACGGGGTCCGTGTCGATGTCCCACACGGTGGGGCTGTCGAAATAGAAGCCTTCCTTCAGGGCCAGCACCACCCTGTGCCCCTGCCGCAGCAGCGAGCGCACCACTTTCAGGTCGAGCAGGATGCCGCCGCTGGCGCGCGGCAGATACAGAATGCGCAGCGGTCCGCGATCCTGGGCGAAGATATTGCGCAAGGGGGAAAAGTCCACCCCGTCCAGGCTGTGGCGCATGGCGTCGGCGTCAAGGCCGTCTGTGGCGCAGTCATCGACCCAGAACGGCTTGTGCGTGGAGAAGAACAGAAGCCGGGCCATTTCCAGCAGGTCCAGTTCGAAGCGCAAATCGGTTATGCGCGAGCACTCGATGCGCTCTTCCGGGCAAACGTTGACCAGCCTGTTGAAAAAGGCGCTTTCCAGAAAAGCCTTGGCGCGGCGGTTCTTCGCCCGCTTCTTCTCGTGATAGGGATCGGGAATGCCGCTCAGCGCCAGAAAGATGGTCAACATGCGCTTGAGCAGGCGCGAGGGGATGAGGATGGGCGTGTTGAGCGCCATGCGGAACTTGTAGCGGCACAGACGCAGCACGCGCTTGCGGCCAGGCCCCTTGGGCATGGCGCCGCACACGGTGCGCACCAGAAGCCGCCACTGGTCCGCATATTCCCGCTTGAGGGAATCGTCCAGGCGCGACTTGAGGAGAAAATGCAGCATCCAGTCCCCGCACGGCGCGTAAAACGCGTCCTCGTCCAGGGAGACGATGAAGCGGATCTGCTCCGGCGTGGCGTTCTCTGGATCAATGGAGTGCTCCAGGCCGTTCTCGGTCATGAAATGCAGCAACAGCGCGTCAAGGACCGGGTCCGCGCCATAGCGGATCTCGCGAGCGGAATTGAAGGCGAAATCGTGCACGGGGAACTACCTTTGGGTAAAAAAGCCCTTGTTGGCCAGCTTGGCGAAATAACTGCCGCATTCCGCGGTCTGGGCCATGAGGAGATCGTCCGGGCAGCGCACAAGGCGCACAACGTCACCGTGCTCCAGGGCAAACGCCCGCTGCCCGTCGACGGTCATGCGCACCTCGCCCCTTGGCTCCTCCACCGCAATGCGCAGGGGCGCGTCAGCCGGAAGCACCATGGGGCCGAAGGTGTTCAAAAACGGGCACACCGGCGTAAGGCACAGGGCGGCAAGTTCAGGGTAGACAAGAGGACCGCCGGCGGAATACCCGTACGCCGTCGAACCGGTCGGCGTGCTGACGATAAGCCCGTCGGCACGCATCTCCCCCACGCGCTCAAGGCCGTTGGCCGACTCGCGCTCCACCTTCAGCCGGATGAGCCGGGCCATGTCGCCGCGGCTCACAACCACATCGTTCACGGCGATGCCGGAGCAGACCGTGGCGGCCCCGCGCGACACCGCATAGCCCAGGCACACCCTGCGCGAAAGGACATAGCGCCCGGACTGCAGCGCTTCCAAGCGCTTGGGCCATTTGTCGGCCCCCTCGGCCAAAAAGCCCACGCGGCCCAGATTCAAACCCAAGAGCGGGAGGCCGAGATGCAGACAGACCCGGGCCACGCCAATGAACGTGCCGTCCCCGCCAAGCACCAGGACCAGATCCCAGGGAGCGTCTTCCGGGGCCTTGCACGCCTCAAGCCCGCCGTCCACCCGGTGCTCGCACAGCGTGGCGCGCAGGCCGCGGCGCTCAAGCCAATCGGCGATTTCCTGGCCAAGGGACCTAGCCTGTTCATCGCCCGTGCGCAGCATCAACAAAAGGGACTTCAAGGTGTTTTGCATTGCACGACCCTAGACAAATCGACCAAAACATTCAACAGGCCCGGCGGGATGGGACGTCGAATCCAGACCCCTGTTCAGAACCGAAGCAAAATGATTTTTTCTTCACAACAGCCCTAAAGTAATTCACAACACCTGACGATATGGAATCCAAGCGAGGAGTGTATGGAATGGTTGTTCAACCGGTGAATGTTCGCCTGATGCTGCGCACCTACGGCAAGCAGCTCACAAGCGCCAAGCGGCTTGCCCGCTTCAAGCGTGCGCTTGCCCTCTCCGGTGCGCAGGACATGGTGAGCATTTCCCGGGAGGCCCGCCGAAGAGAACTTGTGGAGCGAATCGCGCAGGAGGTTATTGAAAACCTCCTGGTAAACGGGCAAGACAATCCTGTGGTCACACGGGTTCTGGAAGAGCTGGAACAGGAGCTTGGCGAAAAGGTGCTCTTCGACTATCCCTTGGACGGCGGCGAGGTCCAGATTCTGCGCCAAACCGACCAGGGCCCGCTTGAAATTGCGCCCGAGGAAAAGCTTGGCATCATGCGCAGGCTCTGGGAAATCACCATCGCCAACGTGGACGAGACGATGCTATAAAGCCCTCAACACGGGGGGAGAATCATGGAAATCAAGAAGGCTTATGGCGAACTGAACGCCTATTCCGCCCAGAAGCTGCAAGAAACGCAGCGGGTGCAGCAGGATCAGACGGCCAAGACCGCCCAGCAGGCTGGCGACAAGGTGGCGCTTTCCTCCGAGGCCAGGCTGCTTGCCGCGGCCAACAGCACCGCAAGCGC
This genomic window contains:
- a CDS encoding MltA domain-containing protein, with the translated sequence MPLRAFPFALQAALCVLLACALGGCALLDLLPRSSPGRPAEQVRRARASRGDSAPMDIQDTSDVRRLPDEGQGGEADGSVFRPRSGGSARGLAARLAPASQSLSGFADLDAPLAHSIAFLSRRPHGEAALVQPGGSLSWGQLLQTAQELRDLLPALDADPGLLSEHFVWYELSPAPLVTGYYSPEVAASLTRRPGFETPLYGLPPDLRRASGEEERQGRPKVYRAEGGAIVPYHDRRDIDLNGALTGQGLEIAWVASPVDAFLLQTEGAGVLVLPDGTRRRVQFAASNGYAFTGLGELLLANGALPRERLSRESIRAWCLENPERTKELMAQNRSYVFFELRSGPTVGAMEKPLTALVSLATDPSLLPMGAVAVLDLGLPGSNAGAPVGLHGLVLAQDVGSAIRGHRLDLYLGGGEPAARLEANLRASAGLHLLVSKNALRSNAYTRGQ
- a CDS encoding ARMT1-like domain-containing protein, with the protein product MHDFAFNSAREIRYGADPVLDALLLHFMTENGLEHSIDPENATPEQIRFIVSLDEDAFYAPCGDWMLHFLLKSRLDDSLKREYADQWRLLVRTVCGAMPKGPGRKRVLRLCRYKFRMALNTPILIPSRLLKRMLTIFLALSGIPDPYHEKKRAKNRRAKAFLESAFFNRLVNVCPEERIECSRITDLRFELDLLEMARLLFFSTHKPFWVDDCATDGLDADAMRHSLDGVDFSPLRNIFAQDRGPLRILYLPRASGGILLDLKVVRSLLRQGHRVVLALKEGFYFDSPTVWDIDTDPVLAEAFRGAFFLNNDRVTKNELLQAIREHQLVVISDGTRERFNPYRLSVTFARAWKECDLVLAKGEAHYRRLIGTSHQFTRDILVFFSDEQGKFRMFFKPKPESERKFSEDAIIAKADEIIAQMREARAQGRTVMFYSAVVGSIPGQVKTAIEVLNTFVAHLRSRLEGTFIINPGEHFEEGMDADDLMFMWERVQRSGYLNVWRFQTHTDIEESFQLMGKKVPPVWAGKDATYSTGCTKEMQIALSVQKRQPELQIIGPGPEKFLRRREYGVGRFSDVVVGG
- a CDS encoding NAD(+)/NADH kinase; its protein translation is MKSLLLMLRTGDEQARSLGQEIADWLERRGLRATLCEHRVDGGLEACKAPEDAPWDLVLVLGGDGTFIGVARVCLHLGLPLLGLNLGRVGFLAEGADKWPKRLEALQSGRYVLSRRVCLGYAVSRGAATVCSGIAVNDVVVSRGDMARLIRLKVERESANGLERVGEMRADGLIVSTPTGSTAYGYSAGGPLVYPELAALCLTPVCPFLNTFGPMVLPADAPLRIAVEEPRGEVRMTVDGQRAFALEHGDVVRLVRCPDDLLMAQTAECGSYFAKLANKGFFTQR
- a CDS encoding DVU0524 family FlgM-associated protein encodes the protein MVVQPVNVRLMLRTYGKQLTSAKRLARFKRALALSGAQDMVSISREARRRELVERIAQEVIENLLVNGQDNPVVTRVLEELEQELGEKVLFDYPLDGGEVQILRQTDQGPLEIAPEEKLGIMRRLWEITIANVDETML
- the flgM gene encoding flagellar biosynthesis anti-sigma factor FlgM → MEIKKAYGELNAYSAQKLQETQRVQQDQTAKTAQQAGDKVALSSEARLLAAANSTASAAPDARAEKVRELKEQVQAGTYNPDIRKAAANLIRDELSLPR